A genomic stretch from Strongyloides ratti genome assembly S_ratti_ED321, chromosome : 1 includes:
- a CDS encoding CUB domain and C-type lectin domain and C-type lectin-like domain and C-type lectin fold domain-containing protein gives MNACYYPSKSYYSFPTAQKACQNMNATLTYVKTFIEDEVIKTIVEYTSEHEEFWLGGQRKASDKNFYWLDGTPITNNHFENWMIGYPKNNSGNCVAMKVKNLALNGFVNDNCLNNKKFICAIYNYALLPTENTKSCPQSNYDASTNGSISSPGYPQNYPNDSDCIYSIVAPEGKKIVLTVNFFQTESCCDWLYIHDGKNSNANKIASLRGYVPSGTQFVSSGNAFYIRFTSDQNNSEKGFNIGYESI, from the exons ATGAATGCATGCTACTATCCTtctaaaagttattattcaTTTCCAACAGCACAAAAGGCATGCCAAAATATGAATGCCACTTTAACTTAtgtaaaaacatttattgaagatgaagtaataaaaacaattgtaGAATATACCTCAGAACATGAAGAATTTTGGTTAGGAGGCCAAAGAAAAGCCTctgacaaaaatttttattggcTTGATGGAACACCAATAACAAATAATCATTTTGAAAATTGGATGATTGGATatccaaaaaataatagtggTAATTGTGTAGCAAtgaaagttaaaaatttagctTTAAATGGATTTGTAAAtgataattgtttaaataataagaaatttatatGTGCTATTTATa atTACGCTTTATTACCAACTGAAAATACTAAAAGTTGCCCTCAATCAAATTATGATGCATCTACTAATGGATCAATAAGTTCTCCTGGATACCCACAAAATTATCCCAATGATTCTGACTGTATATATTCAATTGTAGCTCCagaaggaaaaaaaatagttttaacaGTTAATTTTTTCCAAACTGAAAGTTGTTGTGATTGGTTATACATTCATGATGGAAAAAATTCAAATGCTAATAAAATTGCCAG tTTACGTGGATATGTTCCCAGTGGAACACAATTTGTTTCATCAGGAAATGCATTTTATATTCGTTTCACCTCAGATCAAAATAATAGTGAGAAAGGATTTAATATAGGATATGAAAGcatttga
- a CDS encoding AT03104p: MTDLSLYSSQFKMRMFANWESDRSNSSTVQRVFLLSINRLTLNSISDDLANTLVITFKLRSGKRSLRTNDINIPLSQNDKITVDLDLSITIQYPHFLKKANTLLILIQRRKKYGKRKIPGFKNIAVGRLNLTDILQHGSLKEITLWLMNDYNKSENLNNEYLTPFGVLNVTNCSSQAAPSEFIEKSKNDELGTLSEEDDDQDSSQEDNNIRDDYIRNNLYHNIHSRRNKHSRQNPSTKKINQKNLKQKFVNLMKKLKNTDVDEPEKEGSIVMARTAQELEEWFEELENLSDSGPEFDNDRVSIISNPRPGLRPFFGSTSNVDIYPVLEKYQNNLSEESVETDEPETSSDHEIGNESYTESLFKRDSDIHKKESITKDNSNYNTNKQHIHALSLDMTDKINTEKILRSSTLHSLGDQKKCSTQNISQTFDSISFVHAQSCQPSTPNKKIESELSFTELLSKTLKLDDTSLVSLKNVWIICTQDMPSLKCLYNLSSEIKILDCFSLIDTKAAIHGIISKIQKFCNTNSCEPDETLIGVCGSDKHISNIVRAYIDSMQNKTSNNWTNYLRFVVISPSYSTVGRLLRPLNSDFSNLIENFWISLSCNKLTDVEELMSILLNLNNVLKTSHDSPNSSSGEGLCFKRLNLPLGEVMLQSSTNEQVSVSRQLFIPFILQVTVGDIDNILTLNKTNSMDNGDKLIPNNNTHCNVNNLSRNTYSPPHSPSSIKGDTKELQIDYWTVAPSAAREAQASSDNYAFDRNIQPRKDFFLNSEKTTLKTNFKYLCIYRDLLSQFLNFQFVKEKKKDNVLQKFARKKGGKNDLTSYQNFITSSITRLICHAKHSNFEVTIDGNVYTSIRFFQISSQWQTHVKFFPIALPTNNI; encoded by the exons ATGACGGATCTCTCTCTTTATTCTTCACAATTTAAAATGCGTATGTTTGCTAATTGGGAGTCTGATCGGTCAAATTCAAGTACTGTTCAAag agTATTTCTTTTATCTATTAATCGTTTAACTTTAAACTCAATATCAGATGATCTTGCCAATACCTTagtaattacttttaaattacgTAGTGGAAAAAGATCATTAAGAACAAATGACATTAATATTCCATTATCACAAAATGACAAGATAACTGTTGATCTTGATTTATCTATTACCATACAATATcctcattttttaaaaaaagctaATACATTACTTATATTAATACAGAGGAGAAAAAAGTAtggtaaaagaaaaattcctggatttaaaaatatagctGTTGGAAGGTTAAATTTAACGGATATCTTACAACATGGTagtttaaaagaaataacatTATGGTTAATGaatgattataataaaagtgaaaatttaaataatg aatatttaaCTCCATTTGGTGTACTTAATGTAACCAATTGTTCCAGTCAAGCAGCACCATCagaatttattgaaaaatcaaaaaatgatgaattaGGAACATTAAGTGAGGAGGATGATGATCAAGATTCTTCACAGgaagataataatataagagatgattatattagaaataacCTTTATCATAATATTCATTCCAGGAGAAATAAACATTCCAGGCAGAATCCTTCaacaaaaaagataaatcaaaaaaatcttaaacaaaaatttgttaatttaatgaaaaaactTAAGAATACTGATGTTGATGAACCTGAAAAAGAAGGAAGTATTGTTATGGCAAGAACAGCACAAGAATTAGAGGAATGGTTTGAagaattagaaaatttatctGATTCAGGTCCAGAATTTGATAATGATCGAGTTAGTATAATATCAAATCCACGTCCAGGATTAAGACCATTTTTTGGTAGTACATCAAATGTTGATATTTATCCAGTTCTagaaaaatatcaaaataatttgtcAGAGGAGAGTGTTGAGACTGATGAACCAGAAACATCATCTGATCATGAAATAGGAAATGAATCATATACagaatcattatttaaacGTGATTCtgatattcataaaaaagaATCAATAACAAAGGATAATTCTAACTATAATACTAATAAACAACATATCCATGCACTTTCTTTAGACATGactgataaaataaatacgGAAAAAATTTTACGTTCATCAACATTACATTCATTGGGTgatcaaaaaaaatgttcaaCTCAAAACATATCTCAAACATTTGATTCGATCTCATTTGTACATGCACAATCTTGCCAACCATCTACtccaaataaaaaaattgaaagtGAACTTTCATTTACTGAATTATTATCTAAAACTTTAAAACTTGATGATACATCTTTAGTAAGCTTAAAAAATGTATGGATAATATGTACACAAGATATGCCATCATTAAAATGTCTATATAATCTTTCCTCtgaaattaaaatacttgattgtttttctttaattgATACAAAAGCTGCTATACATGGtataatttcaaaaattcaaaaattttgtaatacaAATTCATGTGAACCAGATGAGACATTAATTGGTGTCTGTGGAAGTGATAAacatatttcaaatattgttCGAGCATACATTGATTCAATGCAAAATAAGACATCAAATAATTGGACAAATTATTTAAGATTTGTCGTTATCTCACCATCATACTCAACTGTTGGTCGATTGTTAAGACCACTAAATTCTGActtttcaaatttaattgaaaatttttggATTAGTTTATCTTGTAACAAACTTACAGATGTTGAAGAATTAATGagtattttgttaaatttaaacaatgTATTAAAAACTAGTCATGATTCTCCAAATAGTTCTTCAGGTGAAGGTTTATGTTTTAAACGTTTAAATTTACCATTAGGTGAGGTTATGCTTCAATCATCTACAAATGAACAAGTATCAGTTTCAAGGCAATTATTTATTCCATTTATTTTACAAGTTACTGTTGGTGatatagataatattttaacattaaataaaactaattCAATGGATAATGGTGATAAACTAATaccaaataataatacacattgtaatgttaataatttatcaagaAATACCTATTCCCCACCACATTCACCATCATCAATAAAAGGTGATACTAAAGAATTACAGATTGACTATTGGACAGTAGCACCATCAGCAGCTAGGGAAGCTCAGGCATCTAGTGATAATTATGCTTTTGATAGAAATATTCAACCAAggaaagatttttttttaaatagtgaAAAAACTACATTAAAAACAAACTTTAAATATCTTTGCATTTATAGAGATTTACTTTCTCAAttcttaaattttcaatttgtaaaagaaaagaaaaaagataatgttttacaaaaatttgcTAGAAAAAAAGGTggtaaaaatgatttaaccTCTTATCAAAACTTTATCACTTCAAGTATTACAAGATTAATTTGTCATGCTAAACATtcaaattttgaag TAACTATTGATGGTAATGTCTATACTTCAATTcgtttttttcaaatatctTCACAATGGCAAACtcatgttaaattttttccaaTTGCTTTACcgacaaataatatttaa